One region of Pleuronectes platessa chromosome 18, fPlePla1.1, whole genome shotgun sequence genomic DNA includes:
- the pex11b gene encoding peroxisomal membrane protein 11B: MDSWLRFSAQSQARERLFRATQYACTLLGYALQKGGAADELRKTVSQLEAHMSLTRKLLRLGNSVEALESAKRAIHLSDSVLRLCLTISHLNRAMYFACDNVLWAGKTGLISKLDQHKWSQRSFRYYLFALILNLTRDVYELRLLMESEVRYRAAKSPPSPYPSTTLPIDPLSSSSATPALPAMSVWLHRQFNLIVTVLYSNPPLLLDLLKNGCDIFIPLDRLRIYPTGQGFVGACGLASSVLSILTIVHPWLKLKP, from the exons ATGGACTCGTGGCTCCGCTTCTCCGCTCAGAGTCAGGCCAGGGAGCGACTCTTCAG GGCTACTCAGTATGCCTGCACCCTGTTGGGCTACGCCCTGCAAAAGGGTGGGGCAGCAGATGAACTCCGCAAAACCGTCAGTCAGCTGGAAGCACACATGAGCCTGACCAGAAAAT TGCTGCGTCTTGGAAACTCTGTTGAGGCACTGGAGTCAGCCAAGAGGGCCATCCACCTCTCTGACAGTGTGCTGAGGCTCTGTCTGACCATCAGCCACCTCAACAGAGCCATGTACTTTGCCTGTGACAATGTTCTGTGGGCTGGAAAGACGGGCCTTATCTCCAAGCTGGACCAGCACAAATGGAGTCAGAGGTCTTTCAG GTACTACCTTTTTGCTCTGATCCTCAACTTGACTCGAGATGTGTACGAGCTTCGGCTCCTGATGGAGAGTGAAGTGCGCTACAGAGCCGCCAAATCCCCACCCTCACCCTACCCCAGCACTACTCTGCCCATTGACccactgtcctcctcctccgccactCCGGCATTACCTGCTATGTCTGTGTGGCTCCACAGACAGTTCAACCTGATAGTGACTGTGCTGTACAGCAACCCGCCGCTGCTCTTGGACCTGCTGAAGAACGGCTGTGATATCTTCATCCCTTTGGACCGGCTCAGGATTTACCCCACAGGGCAAGGCTTTGTTGGGGCCTGTGGCTtggcctcctctgtcctctccatccTTACTATTGTCCACCCCTGGCTCAAACTCAAGCCATGA